Proteins encoded by one window of Rhineura floridana isolate rRhiFlo1 chromosome 9, rRhiFlo1.hap2, whole genome shotgun sequence:
- the SHISA3 gene encoding protein shisa-3 homolog isoform X2 — MGGQWLSCLLLGCCLAWRWGSAQRPGAVGLGSGGEYCHGWVDAHGRYYEGFPCPERFDTPDATICCGSCALRYCCATTEARLEQGGCTNDRELEQPSGSARYY, encoded by the coding sequence ATGGGCGGCCAGTGGCTGAGCTGCCTCCTACTAGGCTGCTGCTTGGCTTGGCGCTGGGGCAGCGCGCAGAGGCCGGGTGCCGTGGGACTGGGCAGCGGCGGCGAGTACTGCCACGGCTGGGTGGACGCGCACGGCAGGTACTACGAGGGCTTCCCTTGCCCGGAGCGCTTCGACACGCCCGACGCCACAATCTGCTGCGGCTCGTGCGCCCTGCGCTATTGTTGCGCCACCACGGAGGCGCGCCTGGAGCAAGGCGGTTGCACCAACGACCGCGAGCTGGAACAACCGTCTGGGAGCGCCC
- the SHISA3 gene encoding protein shisa-3 homolog isoform X1 — protein MGGQWLSCLLLGCCLAWRWGSAQRPGAVGLGSGGEYCHGWVDAHGRYYEGFPCPERFDTPDATICCGSCALRYCCATTEARLEQGGCTNDRELEQPSGSAQPIYVPFLIVGSIFLAFIFVGSFVAVYCCTCLRPKQTLPQPIRFSLRSYQMETLPMILTSTSLRTPSRQPSTATSSSCTAGSIHRFSFAKHMGV, from the exons ATGGGCGGCCAGTGGCTGAGCTGCCTCCTACTAGGCTGCTGCTTGGCTTGGCGCTGGGGCAGCGCGCAGAGGCCGGGTGCCGTGGGACTGGGCAGCGGCGGCGAGTACTGCCACGGCTGGGTGGACGCGCACGGCAGGTACTACGAGGGCTTCCCTTGCCCGGAGCGCTTCGACACGCCCGACGCCACAATCTGCTGCGGCTCGTGCGCCCTGCGCTATTGTTGCGCCACCACGGAGGCGCGCCTGGAGCAAGGCGGTTGCACCAACGACCGCGAGCTGGAACAACCGTCTGGGAGCGCCC AACCAATCTACGTACCATTTCTTATCGTTGGATCAATATTTCTTGCCTTCATTTTTGTGGGCTCCTTCGTCGCTGTTTATTGTTGTACGTGTTTAAGGCCTAAGCAAACATTGCCACAGCCAATAAGATTTTCTCTTCGAAGCTACCAGATGGAGACTTTGCCAATGATCCTGACCTCAACTAGCTTAAGGACTCCATCAAGACAACCCAGTACTGCAACCAGCTCCAGTTGTACTGCTGGCTCTATCCACAGGTTTTCATTTGCCAAGCATATGGGTGTATAG